Proteins found in one Calypte anna isolate BGI_N300 chromosome 10, bCalAnn1_v1.p, whole genome shotgun sequence genomic segment:
- the LOC103533821 gene encoding LOW QUALITY PROTEIN: cytochrome P450 1A5-like (The sequence of the model RefSeq protein was modified relative to this genomic sequence to represent the inferred CDS: inserted 1 base in 1 codon; substituted 1 base at 1 genomic stop codon), which translates to MPAAMNAAMSLVGSQGAVSATELLLAAAAFCLVFLLIQWLQQQVPQGLKSPPGPRGFPILGNVLELRKEAHLVLTRLSHKYGDVMRVRIGTRPVLVLSGLDTIKRALVKQGEDFMGRPDLYSFQYISNGQSLAFSPDSGEVWRARRKLAQNALKTFSIAPSPTSSSTCLLEEHVSKEADYLVAQLLQLMEKEKSFELSRYLVVSVANVISAICFGKRYQHSDQELLNIVNLNNEFGDAAASGNPADFIPLLRYLPNRTMHLFKDLNRRFSFFVQKIVQEHYTSFDKEHIRDITDSLINHCQEKSAGEAAQVSLPNEKIINIVNDLFGAGFDTVTTGLSWSLMDLMMYPNIQKKVQVRTRXTIAQERRPRLSAQGSLPCLEAFILEVFRXSSFLPLTIPHSTTRDTVLKGFYNLKNFWVFINHWQVIHDEKIWKDPLTFIPECFLNPEGSKVNKTDGEKVLGFGLGKRRCIGEPIARWQVCLFLSTLLQQLEFRVCGGKKVDKAPLCGLALKHKRCEHFQAKQHLPMKSTN; encoded by the exons ATGCCAGCAGCCATGAATGCTGCCATGTCCTTGGTGGGAAGCCAAGGTGCTGTCTCGGCCACCGAGCTTCTCCTGGCAGCTGCCGCCTTCTGCCTGGTGTTCCTCCTCATCCAGTGGCTCCAGCAGCAGGTGCCCCAGGGGCTGAAGAGCCCCCCAGGACCCAGAGGCTTCCCCATCCTTGGCAAcgtgctggagctgaggaaggaggCACACCTGGTCCTGACCAGGCTGAGCCACAAGTACGGGGACGTGATGCGGGTTCGGATCGGCACCCGTCCCGTCCTGGTGCTGAGCGGGCTGGACACCATCAAGCGAGCCCTGGTGAAGCAAGGAGAAGACTTCATGGGCCGCCCTGACCTCTACAGCTTCCAGTACATTTCAAACGGGCAGAGCCTGGCCTTCAGCCCCGACTCCGGGGAGGTGTGGAGAGCGCGCAGGAAGCTGGCCCAGAACGCCCTGAAGACCTTCTCCATcgcccccagccccacctcctcctccacctgccTCCTGGAGGAGCACGTCTCCAAGGAGGCCGACTACCTGGTcgcccagctcctgcagctgatggagaaggagaagagctTTGAGCTGAGTCGCTACCTGGTGGTCTCTGTGGCCAACGTCATCTCTGCCATCTGCTTTGGCAAGCGCTACCAGCACAGTGACCAAGAGCTGCTCAATATCGTCAACCTCAACAACGAGTTTGGGGACGCGGCGGCTTCTGGCAACCCTGCTGACTTCATCCCCCTGCTCCGGTACCTTCCCAACCGCACCATGCATCTCTTTAAGGACCTCAACAGGCGTTTCAGCTTCTTTGTGCAAAAAATTGTCCAGGAGCATTACACCAGCTTTGACAAG GAGCACATCCGGGACATCACAGACTCCCTGATCAATCACTGCCAGGAGAAGAGTGCAGGGGAAGCTGCCCAGGTCTCCCTTCCCAATGAGAAGATCATCAACATCGTCAATGACCTCTTTGGAGCTG GCTTTGACACGGTGACAACTGGCCTGTCCTGGAGCCTCATGGATCTCATGATGTACCCCAACATCCAGAAGAAGGTTCAGGTAAGAACTAGATGA ACCATTGCCCAGGAGAGGAGACCAAggctgtcagcccagggctcacTGCCCTGCTTGGAAGCTTTTatcctggaggtgttca gctCTTCCTTCTTGCCCCTCACCATCCCACA cagcaccaccagggaCACAGTGCTGAAAGGCTTCTACAACCTAAAGAACTTCTGGGTGTTTATCAACCACTGGCAAGTGATTCATGATGA GAAAATTTGGAAGGATCCCCTGACCTTCATCCCAGAGTGTTTCCTCAACCCTGAAGGGAGCAAAGTGAACAAAACAGATGGGGAGAAGGTGCTGGGTTTTgggctggggaaaaggaggtgCATTGGGGAACCCATTGCCAGGTGGCAGGTCTGCCTTTTCCTGTCCaccttgctccagcagctggaatTCAGGGTCTGTGGTGGCAAGAAGGTGGACAAGGCACCTCTCTGTGGACTGGCCCTGAAGCACAAAAGATGTGAGCACTTCCAGGCCAAGCAGCACCTCCCCATGAAGAGCACCAACTGA
- the LOC103537666 gene encoding LOW QUALITY PROTEIN: cytochrome P450 1A4 (The sequence of the model RefSeq protein was modified relative to this genomic sequence to represent the inferred CDS: inserted 1 base in 1 codon): MPAAMNAAMSLVGSQGAVSATELLLAAAAFCLVFLLIQWLQQQVPQGLKSPPGPRGFPILGNVLELRKEAHLVLTRLSHKYGDVMRVQIGTRPVLVLSGLDTIKRALVKQGEDFMGRPDLYSFQYISNGQSLAFSPDSGEVWRARRKLAQNALKTFSIAPSPTSSSTCLLEEHVSKEADYLVAQLLQLMEKEKSFELSRYLVVSVANVISAICFGKRYQHSDQELLNIVNLNNEXGDAAASGNPADFIPLLRYLPNRTMHLFKDLNRRFSFFVQKIVQEHYTSFDKEHIRDITDSLINHCQEKSAGEAAQVSLPNEKIINIVNDLFGAGFDTVSTALSWGLMYAALYPDIQKKIQEELDRTIGQERRPRLSDRGSLPYLEAFILEMFRHSSFLPFTIPHSTTKDTVLNGYYIPKGTCVFVNQWQVNHDEKLWKDPSVFNPERFLNAARTEISKAESEKVLVFGLGKRRCVGETIGRWEVFLFLAIVLQQLEFSLHPGKEVDITPQYGLTMKYKKCECFQVKKRFPTKSSL, translated from the exons ATGCCAGCAGCCATGAATGCTGCCATGTCCTTGGTGGGAAGCCAAGGTGCTGTCTCGGCCACCGAgctcctcctggcagctgccGCCTTCTGCCTGGTGTTCCTCCTCATCCAGTGGCTCCAGCAGCAGGTGCCCCAGGGGCTGAAGAGCCCCCCGGGACCCAGAGGCTTCCCCATCCTCGGCAAcgtgctggagctgaggaaggaggCACACCTGGTCCTGACCAGGCTGAGCCACAAGTACGGGGACGTGATGCGGGTTCAGATCGGCACCCGTCCCGTCCTGGTGCTGAGCGGGCTGGACACCATCAAGCGAGCCCTGGTGAAGCAAGGAGAAGACTTCATGGGCCGCCCTGACCTCTACAGCTTCCAGTACATTTCAAACGGGCAGAGCCTGGCCTTCAGCCCCGACTCCGGGGAGGTGTGGAGAGCGCGCAGGAAGCTGGCCCAGAACGCCCTGAAGACCTTCTCCATcgcccccagccccacctcctcctccacctgccTCCTGGAGGAGCACGTCTCCAAGGAGGCCGACTACCTGGTcgcccagctcctgcagctgatggagaaggagaagagctTTGAGCTGAGTCGCTACCTGGTGGTCTCTGTGGCCAACGTCATCTCTGCCATCTGCTTTGGCAAGCGCTACCAGCACAGTGACCAAGAGCTGCTCAATATCGTCAACCTCAACAACG TTGGGGACGCGGCGGCTTCTGGCAACCCTGCTGACTTCATCCCCCTGCTCCGGTACCTTCCCAACCGCACCATGCATCTCTTTAAGGACCTCAACAGGCGTTTCAGCTTCTTTGTGCAAAAAATTGTCCAGGAGCATTACACCAGCTTTGACAAG GAGCACATCCGGGACATCACAGACTCCCTGATCAATCACTGCCAGGAGAAGAGTGCAGGGGAAGCTGCCCAGGTCTCCCTTCCCAATGAGAAGATCATCAACATCGTCAATGACCTCTTTGGAGCTG GCTTTGACACTGTGTCAACTGCCTTATCCTGGGGCCTCATGTACGCTGCCTTGTACCCTGACATCCAGAAGAAGATCCAGGAGGAACTAG ACCGGACCATTGGCCAGGAGAGGAGACCAAGGCTGTCAGACCGGGGCTCACTGCCCTACTTGGAAGCTTTTATCCTGGAGATGTTCAGGCactcctccttcttgcccttcacCATCCCACACAG tACAACCAAAGACACGGTGTTGAACGGCTACTACATCCCCAAGGGCACCTGTGTGTTTGTCAACCAGTGGCAAGTGAACCACGATGA gAAGCTTTGGAAGGACCCTTCAGTCTTCAACCCCGAGAGGTTCCTCAACGCTGCGAGGACTGAAATAAGCAAGGCAGAGAGTGAGAAAGTGCTGGTTTTTGGCTTGGGGAAGAGGAGATGTGTCGGGGAGACCATCGGCCGGTGGGAGGTTTTCCTCTTCCTGGCCAtagtgctgcagcagctggaattCAGCCTCCACCCTGGGAAGGAGGTGGACATCACCCCTCAGTACGGACTGACaatgaaatacaagaaatgtGAGTGCTTCCAGGTTAAGAAGCGTTTCCCCACGAAGAGCTCTctgtga